From the Thermovirga lienii DSM 17291 genome, one window contains:
- a CDS encoding methyl-accepting chemotaxis sensory transducer with Cache sensor (PFAM: Cache domain; HAMP domain; Methyl-accepting chemotaxis protein (MCP) signaling domain~COGs: COG0840 Methyl-accepting chemotaxis protein~InterPro IPR003660: IPR004089: IPR004010~KEGG: tle:Tlet_0138 methyl-accepting chemotaxis sensory transducer~PFAM: chemotaxis sensory transducer; Cache domain protein; histidine kinase HAMP region domain protein~SMART: chemotaxis sensory transducer; histidine kinase HAMP region domain protein~SPTR: Methyl-accepting chemotaxis sensory transducer), with protein sequence MNIRGKMLLLLVGSALVVFGVLAFLVWGSVKGNIERDARDYSMTVVKEKSALLDMTFRSVESQLSQVAVRSDVRSGFWQLMERGLQDAAKNMDNVEMLLFAKPDGEAYTTLGKKANISDRDYFQQIIKEGKDSAWSDPVISKVTGLPVIVYARKVEGENGNLVGVLGATILLEHLTNEIKGLNLGGKGYGFLVGRDGLTLAHPKKELVMSFNVLGADGAGYKGFSDLASKMVAGEEGSGVIVDPQGNRRVLFFAPIKSVGWSLGVVIPEKELFAGVRSLTMKLSLVMGLGLLVIVGAILYVASNISGRIGTFAEKLLLVGQGDFTVRFDSEGRDEIAQMGETLNKVTEELRDLFKGIAGMAVETSQSANGLASMAEEMGAASEEMTSKAQTVNDESQSIAATIEELSAGVQEVASNAQTLSELAQELSSLSSDVQKSAEEGYSATEDITKAVEVAQEKTSLTVGVVKDVANRALNIGDILEQINAIAEQTNLLALNAAIEAARAGEAGRGFAVVAEEIRKLAENSKEATQHIGAILGKIKEGVQGAVEATHSTAKAVEESQLNARTVKEKLRVIVEGIESVANKIQDLAASAQEQSASSQEMASMVGNVTEAVNSIALSIRDMTQSLKEFADTAQEVSASSEELNATAEQMEEEVKRFKV encoded by the coding sequence ATGAACATCCGAGGCAAGATGTTACTTTTGTTGGTGGGAAGCGCTCTTGTGGTGTTTGGGGTCCTTGCATTTTTGGTGTGGGGCAGCGTCAAGGGCAATATAGAAAGGGACGCCAGGGATTACTCTATGACCGTAGTGAAAGAAAAATCTGCCCTTTTGGATATGACATTCCGCTCCGTAGAATCTCAACTTTCTCAGGTAGCGGTGCGAAGCGACGTTCGATCCGGGTTTTGGCAGCTCATGGAAAGGGGACTTCAGGATGCGGCTAAGAATATGGATAATGTAGAGATGCTTCTTTTTGCAAAGCCCGATGGTGAAGCTTACACAACGTTGGGGAAAAAGGCCAACATAAGCGATAGAGATTATTTCCAGCAGATAATAAAAGAAGGAAAGGACTCAGCTTGGAGCGACCCAGTGATAAGCAAGGTAACAGGTTTGCCAGTGATAGTCTATGCCCGCAAGGTGGAGGGAGAAAACGGCAATCTGGTGGGTGTCCTAGGTGCCACCATTTTGCTTGAACATCTTACCAATGAAATAAAAGGTCTCAACTTAGGCGGAAAGGGGTATGGCTTTTTGGTGGGAAGGGACGGCTTAACCTTGGCTCATCCCAAAAAAGAGTTGGTTATGAGCTTCAATGTGCTGGGAGCAGATGGGGCGGGCTACAAAGGTTTTTCGGATTTGGCCTCCAAGATGGTCGCTGGTGAAGAAGGCTCTGGCGTAATAGTGGACCCCCAGGGTAATAGAAGGGTTCTCTTTTTTGCTCCAATAAAAAGTGTAGGATGGTCCTTGGGTGTTGTGATTCCTGAGAAAGAACTCTTTGCTGGCGTTAGGTCTTTGACCATGAAGCTTTCTTTGGTCATGGGGTTGGGCCTTTTGGTTATAGTTGGAGCGATTTTGTACGTTGCAAGCAACATAAGCGGCCGGATAGGAACTTTCGCGGAGAAGCTTTTGCTGGTGGGGCAGGGAGATTTCACCGTAAGGTTCGACTCCGAGGGAAGGGACGAGATAGCTCAGATGGGCGAGACCCTAAACAAGGTGACCGAGGAGCTCAGGGATCTTTTCAAAGGCATAGCGGGAATGGCAGTTGAGACAAGTCAGTCCGCCAATGGTTTGGCTTCCATGGCGGAGGAAATGGGTGCAGCGAGTGAGGAGATGACATCCAAGGCCCAGACGGTGAACGACGAATCCCAGAGCATAGCGGCCACGATAGAGGAGCTTTCCGCTGGTGTGCAGGAAGTGGCTTCCAATGCCCAGACTCTTTCAGAGTTGGCGCAGGAGCTTTCTTCCTTGTCCAGCGACGTTCAGAAGAGTGCCGAGGAAGGCTATAGTGCCACCGAGGACATAACCAAAGCCGTGGAGGTGGCTCAGGAAAAGACATCTCTGACGGTGGGAGTGGTCAAAGACGTAGCTAACAGGGCTTTGAACATAGGAGATATCCTTGAGCAGATCAACGCTATAGCGGAGCAAACCAACTTGTTGGCTTTGAACGCTGCCATAGAGGCGGCCCGCGCCGGTGAGGCCGGCAGAGGGTTTGCAGTGGTCGCCGAGGAGATCAGGAAACTTGCTGAAAACAGTAAAGAAGCCACGCAGCACATTGGGGCCATTTTGGGCAAAATCAAAGAAGGTGTACAAGGGGCGGTGGAGGCGACCCATAGCACGGCCAAAGCCGTTGAGGAGTCTCAGCTTAATGCTAGAACGGTGAAGGAAAAGCTAAGGGTCATAGTGGAGGGCATAGAGTCCGTCGCCAATAAGATTCAAGACTTGGCGGCTTCCGCGCAGGAGCAGAGTGCGTCAAGCCAGGAGATGGCCAGCATGGTTGGGAATGTGACCGAGGCGGTCAACTCCATAGCCCTCTCCATTAGGGACATGACTCAATCCCTCAAGGAGTTCGCTGATACGGCTCAAGAGGTCAGTGCATCCAGCGAAGAGCTAAACGCCACTGCAGAGCAGATGGAGGAAGAAGTAAAGCGCTTCAAGGTTTGA
- a CDS encoding flagellar hook-associated 2 domain-containing protein (PFAM: Flagellar hook-associated protein 2 C-terminus~COGs: COG1345 Flagellar capping protein~InterPro IPR003481: IPR010809~KEGG: tjr:TherJR_2791 flagellar hook-associated 2 domain protein~PFAM: flagellar hook-associated 2 domain-containing protein; flagellar hook-associated protein 2 domain-containing protein~SPTR: Putative flagellar hook-associated protein 2), which yields MADMQVTGVSSGIDWGSIIDELINSKRAIENQWRSEQQKLEDKESLYKELATYFKDLRSSLDPLSREATFLNKSAEVNVVSGPEDFISVDAQSDASIDRYEIEVLQVAKEHRVASDRQDDPGAPLGVSGSFSVSIGSFSVTITVDANDSLSDVEAKIAEQISKVSEEKGVASPFKAEVIDNRLVLSSEKTGADYSITVSDPDGVLKAMGLLDDTGAYKNELQEASNAMLKVDGLTVERASNTIDDLFDGVKFEVKYQGKATIDIVLDAEEAVSSVKSMIEAYNAALDWINIRMTEEPVSDPQSDIERRWGLLRGDSLLWGAKQNMRYIISKPRSYEDGSLATLASLGIETDSSDYGKSGKLAFDESKFMKAMLESPEKVKSVMNAFAKELQAYADGMVSESSQSVGGTTAKKGKIPNKIDQLERQARAISQRIDELEARLAMEQASLEAMYADMETRLAELTQMTSYLGFLNYYNSSGSSE from the coding sequence TTGGCGGATATGCAGGTTACAGGGGTATCTTCTGGAATAGATTGGGGTTCCATAATTGACGAGCTCATAAACAGCAAGCGCGCCATAGAGAACCAGTGGAGGTCAGAGCAGCAAAAGTTAGAGGATAAGGAGAGCCTCTACAAGGAGCTTGCCACATACTTCAAAGATTTAAGGAGCAGTTTGGATCCCCTTAGCAGGGAGGCCACGTTTCTCAATAAGTCCGCCGAGGTAAATGTGGTGAGCGGGCCGGAGGACTTTATATCTGTGGATGCTCAAAGTGATGCGTCCATAGATAGATATGAAATAGAGGTCCTTCAGGTAGCCAAGGAACACCGGGTGGCCTCGGATAGGCAGGATGACCCAGGGGCACCTTTGGGGGTTAGTGGCTCCTTCAGTGTGTCCATTGGATCTTTCAGCGTTACCATAACGGTAGATGCCAATGACAGCCTGTCCGATGTGGAGGCCAAGATAGCAGAGCAGATCTCCAAGGTGTCCGAGGAAAAGGGCGTTGCTTCACCCTTCAAGGCAGAGGTAATAGACAATAGGTTGGTTTTATCCAGTGAAAAGACGGGGGCGGATTACTCAATTACCGTGAGTGACCCCGATGGTGTCCTGAAAGCGATGGGTCTTTTGGACGATACGGGAGCGTACAAGAACGAGCTCCAGGAGGCTTCCAATGCCATGCTCAAGGTGGATGGGCTCACCGTGGAACGCGCAAGTAACACCATAGATGACCTTTTTGATGGAGTGAAATTTGAGGTCAAGTATCAGGGTAAGGCAACCATAGATATAGTGCTCGATGCCGAGGAAGCAGTAAGCAGCGTAAAGAGCATGATCGAGGCTTACAACGCAGCGTTGGACTGGATCAACATAAGAATGACGGAAGAGCCGGTTTCAGATCCCCAATCTGACATAGAGAGACGATGGGGGCTTCTAAGGGGCGATTCCCTCTTATGGGGAGCCAAGCAGAACATGCGCTATATAATCAGCAAACCTAGAAGCTATGAAGACGGCAGCTTGGCCACCTTGGCCTCTTTGGGAATCGAGACGGACTCCAGTGACTATGGAAAAAGTGGAAAGCTTGCCTTTGACGAGAGCAAGTTCATGAAGGCCATGTTGGAGTCTCCGGAGAAGGTCAAGTCGGTCATGAACGCCTTTGCAAAGGAGCTTCAGGCCTACGCCGATGGGATGGTATCTGAGTCATCCCAGAGCGTGGGAGGCACCACCGCCAAGAAGGGAAAGATTCCCAATAAGATCGACCAACTGGAGAGGCAGGCCAGGGCTATATCCCAACGTATAGATGAGCTTGAGGCTCGGTTGGCTATGGAGCAGGCCTCTCTTGAAGCCATGTACGCTGACATGGAGACACGCCTCGCGGAGCTCACTCAGATGACGTCGTACTTGGGTTTTTTGAATTACTACAATAGTTCCGGCAGTTCTGAATAG
- a CDS encoding Flagellar hook-length control protein-like, C-terminal domain protein (PFAM: Flagellar hook-length control protein FliK~InterPro IPR021136~KEGG: vvy:VV2476 flagellar hook-length control protein FliK~PFAM: Flagellar hook-length control protein-like, C-terminal domain~SPTR: Flagellar hook-length control protein), whose protein sequence is MKDISAISSLLNTVAGKDGFDSCALHLDGSQCEEERGFSDLLKLVENPEIEGAQQKEQAPMERILQLDRSQWMGKGAFSDLLRLVENLDSAGAQQKNQVPRVTGLDVLLSSMAQGYDAKDLLAFLNESGEVESYFGDGPCKDPEAAQKSERGNDLVTLIKGLNWLLKGGKNIPSEEKDLHEEEGHKAVKDEDVRDDLKLQQEGNQMVGGPLLVHNPYSSGSGPSTSRESKDNSEGRVFFVQENGLGQQNAPKGERKASLEVNPAQSPLIKGPEEHRENVGGTADLSRFHLDGVKEEKPVFGDSSGAGALFEARDVPPQNQGDAPFPIRVQVSSRLLAEGMDRTITILRSSSGEKRGVIQIEPPELGKVRVVVHSDHNTVNVRVTVDGPEVGHVIQQASDGLRNALEKRGLVLGEFSVDVGDSGHQGTSRHNEFYGFDNNFLGALAEEDNLSALEEDILLGRLDVSRGVWHWVV, encoded by the coding sequence ATGAAGGACATCAGCGCTATTTCAAGCCTGTTGAATACGGTTGCTGGCAAGGATGGTTTTGATTCTTGCGCTCTTCATCTTGATGGATCTCAATGCGAGGAGGAAAGGGGTTTCTCTGACCTTCTAAAATTGGTTGAAAACCCAGAGATTGAAGGTGCTCAGCAGAAAGAACAGGCACCAATGGAAAGGATCCTCCAGCTTGATAGATCTCAATGGATGGGGAAAGGTGCCTTCTCTGACCTTTTAAGGTTGGTTGAAAACCTAGACAGCGCAGGTGCCCAGCAGAAAAACCAGGTACCAAGAGTAACCGGTTTGGATGTTTTGCTGAGTTCCATGGCCCAAGGGTATGACGCTAAAGATCTTTTGGCTTTTTTGAATGAAAGTGGTGAGGTTGAATCTTATTTTGGAGATGGGCCTTGCAAAGACCCTGAGGCAGCCCAGAAGAGTGAAAGGGGCAATGATCTTGTAACTTTGATCAAGGGCCTCAATTGGCTCTTGAAGGGTGGTAAAAACATCCCTTCAGAGGAGAAGGATCTTCATGAGGAAGAGGGTCACAAAGCCGTCAAGGATGAGGATGTGCGGGATGATTTAAAACTACAACAAGAAGGAAACCAAATGGTGGGAGGGCCCCTTTTGGTTCATAACCCGTATTCATCAGGCTCAGGACCTTCTACATCTAGAGAATCCAAAGATAATAGCGAGGGCCGTGTCTTTTTTGTCCAAGAGAACGGACTGGGACAACAAAATGCCCCGAAAGGCGAAAGAAAGGCCTCTTTGGAGGTCAACCCCGCGCAAAGTCCTTTGATAAAAGGTCCAGAGGAGCATAGGGAGAATGTGGGAGGGACTGCCGATCTTTCAAGGTTTCATTTAGATGGTGTGAAAGAGGAAAAGCCTGTGTTTGGGGATTCTTCAGGAGCGGGGGCTTTATTTGAGGCAAGGGATGTCCCTCCACAAAACCAAGGGGATGCGCCATTTCCTATCAGAGTTCAAGTGTCCTCAAGACTTTTGGCCGAGGGGATGGATAGGACAATCACTATATTGAGGAGTTCCAGTGGAGAGAAAAGGGGGGTTATACAGATAGAACCTCCTGAGCTTGGAAAAGTGCGGGTGGTTGTGCATTCGGACCACAACACGGTAAATGTGAGGGTGACCGTCGATGGTCCAGAGGTGGGGCATGTGATCCAGCAGGCTTCGGATGGCCTTAGAAACGCCTTGGAGAAAAGGGGCCTAGTGTTGGGAGAGTTTTCCGTCGATGTGGGGGATAGCGGCCACCAAGGTACCTCAAGGCATAATGAGTTTTACGGCTTTGATAATAACTTTTTGGGGGCCTTGGCGGAAGAGGATAACCTTTCTGCGTTAGAGGAAGATATTCTTTTGGGCAGGCTGGACGTAAGCAGGGGCGTCTGGCATTGGGTTGTTTAG
- a CDS encoding flagellar protein FliS (PFAM: Flagellar protein FliS~TIGRFAM: flagellar biosynthetic protein FliS~COGs: COG1516 Flagellin-specific chaperone FliS~InterPro IPR003713~KEGG: tai:Taci_0827 flagellar protein FliS~PFAM: flagellar protein FliS~SPTR: Flagellar protein FliS;~TIGRFAM: flagellar protein FliS) produces the protein MAGNDKDIRNMYLMQEILTAPKEKLLLITYRIAIGACQRAVEAIEKKDHEEANHEIKTAQQAIRELRFALRTEEGGEWAEQLGRLYDFMYAHLVEANVEKNSQKVQEIQRLLQELLSAWEEVFHKLEQENKVSVARELVGGGLNISG, from the coding sequence GTGGCAGGAAACGACAAAGATATAAGGAACATGTACTTGATGCAGGAGATTTTGACGGCTCCCAAGGAGAAGCTTCTGCTCATAACCTACAGGATAGCCATAGGGGCATGCCAGAGAGCCGTGGAGGCCATAGAGAAGAAGGATCACGAGGAGGCCAACCATGAGATTAAGACTGCCCAACAGGCAATTAGGGAACTAAGGTTCGCCCTGAGGACCGAGGAAGGTGGAGAATGGGCAGAACAGCTCGGAAGACTTTATGATTTCATGTACGCCCACCTGGTGGAAGCAAACGTAGAGAAGAACTCCCAAAAAGTGCAGGAGATACAAAGACTTTTGCAGGAACTTTTGAGTGCTTGGGAGGAGGTCTTCCATAAGCTCGAACAGGAAAACAAGGTCTCCGTTGCCAGAGAGCTTGTAGGCGGGGGACTGAACATATCAGGTTAG
- a CDS encoding flagellar hook-associated protein FlgK (PFAM: Domain of unknown function (DUF1078)~TIGRFAM: flagellar hook-associated protein FlgK~COGs: COG1256 Flagellar hook-associated protein~InterPro IPR002371: IPR010930~KEGG: tai:Taci_0665 flagellar hook-associated protein FlgK~PFAM: protein of unknown function DUF1078 domain protein~SPTR: Flagellar hook-associated protein FlgK;~TIGRFAM: flagellar hook-associated protein FlgK) has protein sequence MSNTFSGLEIGRRALNYFRQAIETSGHNISNADIEGYSRQRVEASPTDPYTVPGINSPAGAGQIGTGVGIDAIIRIRDAFLDEQFRQESTKEGYWEAVSTSLEYVEMFLGEPSENAISGSLSKLNDALNELQKNPDSSATRESFLRELDNFYTTVNHIYENLDEYRSSLDQEVQLKVDEANSLLDRIAALNGQIKTIKALGDEPNDLMDQRDNLIDQLSKLVDVKVSQADSLGSISVSLAGRILVQDDLARHLMLVPQDGNNGFYDVQIEDNEFATSNNPQTATAAISPEATEGVHSVEISRLANEKHWAIGDSTGISGFASKDESLGIEGGFSIQVGTNGYSPSSSSLAGGVILTSPSTGDLTHYTFRAAAGGKEQVITVDWDTTSGSWIINGSFDAGNQLETTDLANFINDPSNGVPLYASVDPSGEKITFKGQEGHLVSLTDIEGNLVSLMGIKKDFPTVQISITEEDSLQTIVNKINSAYSINSQPSSPEEWLHASIEQAVNGTFYIKLESNVIGENYRINITPSEGRSLFAAQKLGLVDSDGKTNIIQHSEDALFKVDSQNYLSATNVFTKARPITSYNAFKADTLEEVIPGVELHLHGVGRTDIRIERHVSGGYIAGLIMSRDELVREAMNFLNDFAKTLSDQMNAIHYSGHGISSGADLTGTPLLSPIDREKEAASALSVNSTLWERTYLLATASDDGTGHTTGSGDASKALELIQLFSKRVFNEDSATAEDYYQSFIASVGSQSRQAAVMEENQSVLTEQISNQKQSIMGVNIDEEMTNIITYQHSYQAISRYITVLDELLDKVINGMGIAGR, from the coding sequence ATGTCCAATACTTTTTCCGGTTTAGAGATAGGCCGAAGGGCCCTGAACTACTTCAGGCAGGCCATAGAGACATCAGGACATAACATAAGTAACGCCGACATAGAAGGCTACTCAAGACAGAGAGTGGAGGCATCTCCCACTGATCCATACACCGTACCAGGCATAAATTCCCCTGCGGGAGCAGGACAGATTGGCACAGGAGTGGGTATAGATGCCATAATAAGAATCAGGGACGCCTTTTTGGACGAACAGTTCCGACAGGAATCAACCAAGGAGGGCTATTGGGAAGCTGTCAGCACCTCCCTGGAATACGTGGAGATGTTCCTGGGAGAACCTTCGGAAAACGCCATATCAGGCTCCCTGAGCAAGCTGAACGATGCGCTGAACGAGCTTCAGAAAAATCCCGATTCATCGGCCACCAGGGAAAGTTTCTTGAGAGAACTGGATAACTTCTACACCACAGTTAACCACATCTACGAAAATCTCGATGAGTACCGGTCTTCCTTAGACCAGGAAGTTCAACTAAAAGTAGATGAGGCAAACAGCCTACTAGATAGGATAGCTGCCCTCAACGGTCAGATAAAGACCATAAAGGCCCTTGGAGACGAACCCAACGACCTAATGGATCAAAGGGACAACTTGATAGATCAACTATCGAAACTGGTGGACGTAAAGGTAAGCCAGGCAGATAGCCTCGGCTCCATAAGCGTCAGCTTGGCAGGCCGAATCCTGGTTCAGGACGACCTTGCCAGACATCTTATGCTGGTTCCCCAAGACGGAAACAACGGTTTTTACGATGTTCAAATAGAGGACAACGAGTTTGCAACCTCCAACAACCCCCAGACCGCAACGGCTGCCATATCTCCAGAGGCAACGGAAGGAGTCCACAGTGTAGAGATATCCCGATTAGCCAATGAAAAGCATTGGGCCATTGGAGACAGTACAGGAATTAGCGGTTTTGCGTCCAAGGACGAAAGCCTTGGCATAGAGGGAGGCTTTTCCATACAGGTGGGAACCAACGGTTACTCCCCCTCTTCGAGCTCCCTCGCCGGGGGTGTGATATTGACTTCCCCGTCCACTGGAGATCTAACCCACTATACATTCAGGGCCGCTGCCGGAGGAAAAGAGCAGGTCATTACCGTGGACTGGGACACAACATCAGGGAGTTGGATCATAAACGGCTCCTTCGATGCCGGAAACCAGTTGGAAACAACCGACCTAGCCAACTTCATAAATGATCCTTCCAACGGTGTACCCCTGTACGCATCGGTAGATCCATCAGGAGAGAAGATAACCTTCAAGGGACAGGAAGGGCACCTGGTCTCCCTTACCGACATCGAAGGCAACCTAGTATCTCTCATGGGCATCAAAAAAGACTTTCCCACGGTTCAGATATCCATAACGGAGGAAGACAGCCTACAAACCATAGTCAACAAGATCAACAGTGCATACAGTATAAACTCCCAACCAAGCTCTCCTGAAGAGTGGCTCCACGCTTCCATAGAACAGGCGGTCAACGGCACTTTCTATATAAAACTGGAAAGCAACGTCATAGGAGAAAACTACAGGATAAACATCACTCCCTCCGAAGGAAGGAGCCTGTTTGCCGCCCAAAAACTGGGCTTGGTCGATTCTGATGGAAAGACCAATATTATTCAGCACTCAGAGGACGCCCTCTTCAAGGTGGATAGTCAAAATTACCTATCGGCCACCAACGTCTTCACCAAGGCACGACCCATAACCAGTTACAACGCATTCAAAGCAGACACACTGGAGGAGGTCATACCTGGGGTGGAACTTCATCTCCACGGAGTGGGCAGAACCGACATAAGAATAGAGCGACATGTGAGCGGAGGTTACATTGCCGGACTCATAATGTCCAGAGATGAGCTGGTGCGGGAGGCCATGAACTTCCTAAACGACTTCGCCAAAACCCTATCGGACCAGATGAACGCTATTCACTATTCAGGACATGGCATAAGTTCCGGGGCCGATTTAACTGGAACCCCACTTCTTTCTCCCATAGACAGGGAGAAAGAAGCTGCAAGCGCCCTATCCGTAAACTCCACACTATGGGAAAGAACCTACTTATTGGCAACCGCTTCGGACGATGGAACTGGGCACACCACAGGAAGCGGGGATGCCTCAAAAGCTTTGGAATTGATCCAGCTTTTCTCCAAAAGGGTTTTCAACGAAGATTCTGCTACTGCAGAGGACTATTATCAATCTTTCATCGCGTCAGTAGGATCCCAAAGTAGGCAAGCTGCGGTAATGGAAGAAAACCAGTCAGTACTCACCGAACAGATATCCAACCAAAAACAGTCCATAATGGGTGTCAACATAGACGAGGAAATGACCAACATAATAACTTATCAGCACTCCTACCAGGCCATTTCTCGCTACATAACCGTCCTCGACGAGCTACTGGACAAGGTGATAAACGGAATGGGAATAGCAGGTAGGTAG